In Zingiber officinale cultivar Zhangliang chromosome 1A, Zo_v1.1, whole genome shotgun sequence, a genomic segment contains:
- the LOC121999921 gene encoding probable indole-3-pyruvate monooxygenase YUCCA5 → MASMMERIDFSRRCVLVTGPVIVGAGPSGLAMAACLKEHGVPYVVLERADCIASLWQKRSYDRLKLHLPKQFCQLPRMPFPEDYPEYPSKRQFVEYVEDYARHFEIRPRFNQAVQSARFDEISGLWRVRTTGAGAESGNRNLEVEYICRWLVVATGENAEKVIPELEGLGEFGGEVTHSCDYKSGESYRGKRVLVVGCGNSGMELGLDLCDHNAFPAMVVRDSVHVLPREVMGKSTFELAVLLMKWLPVWLADKILLLLAWLVLGDIEKYGLRRPSTGPLELKNGEGRSPVLDIGTLGKIRSGDIKVVPGIKLFSPGRVELVDGQVLEIDSIILATGYRSNVPQWLQGCDFFSKDGFPKIPFPDRWKGKSGLYAVGFSRRGLAGASSDAVQAASDIARLWKEDVKPCRSRPAAACHRRCISQL, encoded by the exons ATGGCGAGTATGATGGAACGAATTGACTTCTCGCGTAGGTGCGTGTTGGTGACCGGTCCAGTGATCGTCGGGGCTGGACCTTCTGGGTTGGCGATGGCGGCGTGCCTCAAGGAGCACGGTGTGCCGTACGTCGTCCTCGAGCGCGCCGACTGCATCGCCTCGCTGTGGCAGAAGCGCTCCTACGACCGCCTGAAGCTCCACCTGCCGAAGCAATTCTGCCAGCTGCCGCGGATGCCGTTCCCGGAGGACTACCCGGAGTACCCTTCTAAGAGACAATTCGTTGAATACGTGGAGGACTACGCTAGGCACTTCGAGATCCGCCCCCGGTTCAACCAGGCCGTTCAGTCGGCCCGGTTCGACGAGATCAGCGGGCTGTGGCGGGTGAGGACGACCGGGGCCGGCGCCGAGTCCGGCAACCGGAACCTCGAGGTCGAGTACATTTGCCGATGGCTGGTGGTGGCCACCGGCGAGAACGCCGAGAAGGTGATCCCCGAGCTCGAGGGCCTTGGGGAGTTCGGCGGCGAAGTGACGCACTCCTGCGACTACAAATCCGGCGAGTCCTACCGCGGGAAGCGCGTGCTCGTCGTCGGCTGCGGTAACTCCGGCATGGAGCTCGGCCTCGACCTTTGCGACCACAATGCGTTCCCGGCCATGGTTGTTCGTGACTCG GTTCATGTACTGCCGAGGGAGGTGATGGGGAAATCGACGTTCGAGCTGGCGGTGCTGCTGATGAAGTGGCTGCCGGTGTGGCTGGCGGACAAGATCCTGCTGCTGTTGGCGTGGCTGGTGCTGGGCGACATCGAGAAATATGGCCTGAGGCGGCCATCGACGGGTCCCCTGGAGCTCAAGAACGGGGAGGGGCGGTCCCCTGTTCTGGACATAGGCACCCTCGGCAAGATAAGGTCCGGCGACATCAAGGTGGTGCCCGGCATCAAGCTGTTCTCTCCAGGAAGAGTGGAACTCGTCGACGGCCAGGTGCTCGAAATCGATTCTATCATCCTGGCCACGGGATACCGAAGCAATGTCCCCCAATGGCTTCAG GGATGCGATTTCTTCTCCAAGGATGGGTTTCCGAAGATTCCATTTCCAGACAGGTGGAAGGGGAAGAGCGGGCTCTACGCGGTGGGATTCTCAAGGAGAGGCCTCGCCGGAGCGTCATCGGACGCGGTGCAGGCTGCATCGGACATCGCGAGGTTGTGGAAGGAGGACGTGAAACCGTGCCGGTCGCGGCCTGCCGCCGCTTGCCATCGCAGATGCATCTCACAGCTCTGA